The following are from one region of the Longimicrobium sp. genome:
- the pxpB gene encoding 5-oxoprolinase subunit PxpB codes for MRIEPLGDSAVQIVLGDAPDEPTRRRVAAASRRLAESRLVGLIECVPGFTSLTIHYDPVQLPPWLDSLAHLFDELDELAGDDGWLVEIPVCYGGDFGPDLESLASLHGLTPDEVVALHAAGNYRVHLIGFVPGFPYLGGLDAKLATPRRESPRTVVPAGSVGIGGAQTGVYPVESPGGWQLIGRTPLRLFDAHRDPPALLRAGDRVRFVPVDAEAFRRLEHGA; via the coding sequence ATGAGGATCGAGCCGCTCGGGGACAGCGCCGTCCAGATCGTCCTGGGGGATGCCCCCGACGAGCCGACCCGCCGTCGCGTCGCGGCGGCTTCGCGGCGCCTGGCCGAGTCCCGCCTCGTCGGCCTGATCGAATGCGTCCCCGGCTTCACCTCGCTCACCATCCACTACGATCCGGTCCAGCTTCCCCCGTGGCTGGATTCGCTGGCGCACCTCTTCGACGAGCTGGACGAGCTCGCGGGCGACGACGGTTGGCTCGTGGAGATCCCCGTCTGCTACGGCGGCGACTTCGGGCCGGACCTGGAATCGCTCGCATCGCTGCACGGGCTCACCCCGGACGAGGTCGTCGCACTCCACGCGGCGGGCAACTACCGGGTGCACCTGATCGGCTTCGTCCCTGGCTTCCCGTACCTGGGCGGCCTGGACGCGAAGCTCGCCACGCCGCGCCGCGAATCGCCGCGCACGGTCGTGCCCGCGGGGAGCGTGGGGATCGGCGGGGCGCAGACGGGCGTCTATCCGGTGGAGTCGCCGGGCGGGTGGCAGCTGATCGGGCGCACGCCGCTGCGTCTCTTCGATGCGCATCGCGACCCGCCCGCCCTCCTGCGCGCGGGCGACCGCGTCCGGTTCGTGCCGGTGGATGCCGAAGCGTTCCGGCGGCTGGAGCACGGCGCGTGA
- a CDS encoding DUF1707 domain-containing protein, with translation MSRPEPLHPVPLEQTRERTIAELCRGFALEHIDADQLQSRLDEAQRASTVDQLRALTADIPAARVPEPISVAGMQLAHPSQVSPQQTIVAVMAGATRKGAWTPSRQLNVIAVMGGAELDFREARMPPGITELNVFAWMGGVEVVVPPGVRVEMNGIALMGGFEEHSRTLDPPPPDAPVLRVGGFALMGGVEVSVRLPGESARDARQRHRELRRAAKEQRRLGS, from the coding sequence ATGTCACGTCCCGAGCCGCTCCACCCCGTGCCGCTGGAGCAGACGCGCGAGCGCACGATCGCCGAGCTCTGCCGCGGCTTCGCGCTCGAGCACATCGACGCCGACCAGCTCCAGTCGCGCCTGGACGAGGCCCAGCGCGCCTCCACCGTGGACCAGCTCCGCGCCCTGACCGCGGACATCCCCGCCGCGCGCGTCCCCGAGCCGATCTCCGTCGCGGGAATGCAGCTCGCGCATCCGTCGCAGGTCTCGCCGCAGCAGACGATCGTGGCGGTGATGGCGGGCGCCACGCGCAAGGGAGCCTGGACCCCCTCGCGCCAGCTCAACGTGATCGCGGTGATGGGGGGCGCCGAGCTGGACTTCCGCGAGGCGCGCATGCCCCCCGGCATCACCGAGCTGAACGTCTTCGCCTGGATGGGCGGGGTGGAGGTCGTCGTGCCGCCGGGCGTGCGCGTGGAGATGAACGGGATCGCGCTGATGGGCGGATTCGAAGAGCACAGCCGCACGCTGGACCCGCCGCCGCCGGACGCCCCGGTCCTGCGCGTCGGCGGCTTTGCCCTGATGGGCGGCGTGGAAGTGAGCGTCCGCCTCCCCGGCGAGTCCGCCCGCGACGCCCGCCAGCGCCACCGCGAGCTCCGCCGCGCCGCCAAGGAACAGCGCCGCCTGGGGAGCTGA